One Methylocystis iwaonis genomic window, ATCCTGCTGGGGCTGGGCGTCTATATCCTCTCGGGCTATCTCCACGCTTTGCTTTGGGCCCTGGTTCTCGCCGTCGCCGTCTGGCCGCTTTACGGCCGCTTCAAACGCCGTTTCGGCCCTTCGGCCTCGAAAGAGCTTGCGCCCGCCTTGTTCGCATTGCTTGTCGGGCTCGTCATATTGGCGCCGATCGCCGGGCTCGCGGTCGACGCAGCCGCAGAGGTCCGCCAGCTTCTCGACTACGCCCGCGCCGCCGAGGAAACCGGCCTGCCGGTCCCCGACGCGCTCGCGCGCCTGCCGGGCGTCGGGGCCTGGGCGTCGCAATGGTGGGCGGAGCATCTCTCGCATGCGGGCTGGGCGAAGGAGCTTGCCCAGCAGCTCAATACGTCCTCGGCGCGGGAGATCGGCGCGTCGCTCTCCGCCAATATCGCCCATCGCTCCATTCTGTTTGCGATTTCGCTGCTGACTTTGTTTTTCCTGTTCCGCAGCGGCGAGAGCCTTGTTTCCCAATGCCGCATCGCCTCGACGAAACTCTTCGGCGCGCGCGGCGAGTTGCTGGCGGCGCAGATGATCGCCTCCGTGCATGGCACGCTGATCGGGCTCGTGCTCGTCGCCTTGGGCGAAGGCGTCCTCATGGGCGCGGCCTATATGCTCACCCATACGCCGCATCCGATTCTGCTGGGCGTGTTGACGGCTTTCGCGGCCATGATCCCCTTCGCGGCGGCCTTCGCCATCGGCCTCGCGGCGCTGCTGGCGGCGGCGACCGCCGGCATGGCGCCGGCGCTCATCATCGCCGCCTGGGGAGTCGTCGTCGTCTTCGCCGCCGACCATTTCGTCCGGCCCAATCTCATCGGCAGCGCCATCAAGCTGCCCTTCATCTGGGTCCTGCTCGGCATTTTAGGCGGCGCGGAGAGTTTTCAGCTACTCGGGCTTTTCATCGGCCCCGCCGTCATGGCGGCGCTGATGGCGCTTTGGCGCGAGCTTTCTGGCCCTGAGGGCGTCTAAAGCGTTTCATGTGGGGCCCCGTTGTCATTCCCGACGCTCGCGCAGCGAGCGATCGGGAATGACAAGCGCTAGAGAGTGACGGACAGGCGCGCGCCTGTCGCCCACCCAGCTAGCCGCACGCCAGTGTCGCTCTAAATGAGGTAGCGCAGCGCGCAAATTTTTCAGCATGAAAACCGATGAGGCGTCGATGCGTCGAAGATTGCTCGGTACAATCTCCCTGGCCGTTTTGGCGTCTTTCCCGGCGCTTGGCGCGCGCGCCGCGCAAAGCGAGAACAAGCCTGCCTGCCCCGGCGGCGACCCCGGCATAACGCTGCCCTCGGGTTTCTGCGCCACGATCTTCGCCGATAAGATCGGCCACGCCCGCCACATCGCCGTCGCCGACAACGGCGTCGTTTACGTCAATACATGGAGCGGGCGCTATTACGGGAAGCGGGGAAAGACGCATGAGGGCGGCTTCCTCGTTGCGCTTCAGGATAAGAACGGCGACGGCGCAGCGGATGTTATCGAGCGCTTCGGCGAGACGCCTGAGAGCGGCGGCTCGGGCGGCACCGGCGTCGGCTTCTATGACGGCGCCGTTTATGCGGAAGAACGCGACAGCATTGTCCGTTACGCGCTGTCGACCGGCGAGATCGCGCCGAAAGCCAAGCCCGAAATAGTGATCTCCGGCCTGCCGGTTACCGGCGACCATCCGATGCATCCTTTCGTCATCGACGCGGGCGGCAATCTCTATCTCAGTTCAGCCTCGGCGACCGATTCCTGCCAAGCCGAAAACCGCATGCCGGAGTCGCCGGGCCTCTCGCCCTGCAAGGAGCTCGAGACGCCAAGAAGCGCGACCAGAAATTTTCGCCCACTGAGCGCTTCGCGACGGGCATCCGCAACGCCGAGGGCCTTACTGTTGCAGGGGATCGCATCTACGCGACCCAGCACGGACGCGATCAGCTCGCGGAAAACTGGCCCAAGCTCTACACGCCGCAGCAAGGCGCCGATCTTCCCGCCGAAGAGCTTCTCGAGCTGCGTGAGGGCGCCGATTACGGCTGGCCCGAATGCTATTATGACGGCTTTCAGAAGAAGCTCGTGCTCGCGCCCGAATATGGCGGCGACGGCGGCAAGAAGGTGGGCGTCTGCGCGGATAAGCAAGGGCCCATCGCCGCTTTTCCGGCCCATTGGGCGCCGAATGCGCTGCTCGCCTATCGCGGCGGGCAATTCCCGACCGCCTATCACGGCGGCTTCTTCATCGCTTTTCATGGCTCGTGGGATCGCGCCCCCTTCCCCCAGAGCGGCTACAATGTCGTTTTCCAACCCGCGAAGAATGGCAAGCCCGCGGGCGATTTCATCGCCTTCGCCGATGGTTTCGCGGGCGGGGCCAAGGAGCCCGGCGGCGCGGCGCACCGGCCCTCGGGTCTCGCGCAGGGGCCGGACGGCGCCCTTTACGTCTCCGACGACACCAATGGCCGCATCTGGCGCATCACCTACCATGGCGACATTGCGCAGGGCCTCGAAGCCGCGCCCGCGCCCGCGCAGACCGCAGGGCGCGCGAAGGAAGCCGGCCCGCCGGAGGGCGTCAATCCGGAAGCCGGGGCCCTGGAAGGGAAAAGCCTGCCGGTCCCGCCGGGCGCAACGGACGCGCAAGTCGCTTTGGGCGAGCGCATTTTCAACGGCCATGCGGCGGGCGGGACCTGCGCCAGTTGCCATGGCGCGAACGGCAAGGGGGCGCCGCTGGCGCCCGACCTGACGAGCGGCAAATGGCTCTGGTCGGACGGGAGTCTGGAGTCGATCCGGGAGGTGATCGCCCAAGGCGTCGCCAAGCCGAAGGAATATCGCAGCCCCATGCCGCCCAAAGGCGGCGCACAACTGAGCGACTCGGACGTGGCGGCTGTGGCGGCCTATGTCTGGGCGATCGGGCATCAAAATAAGTAATCCGAGATCCGCTTGATTGGTTCGGTGTCATTCCCGACGCTCGCGCAGCGAGCGATCGGGAATCCAGAGCCAAATCAGCGCTTTTGTGGCCCTGGATTCCCGATCGGGCCTTCGGCCCGTCGGGAATGACAAGCCCCAATCCGAGCTATTCAAACGGAAACGGTAATAAGCTAGCGCCAGGAGGCGACCTCGGCCGACTCGCCCTGCAATCATGCGTCTTTATTTCAAAACGTCGCGGCGCATCCTCTGCCCCCCGCACCCCCAAACGTGCTGTATTTTTATGCACTCCGAACGGCGCCAGGACGTTTCCCGCCTGTCTAATCTATGCAAAATTTCCGCGAATCGCGGAAAGGAATTTGCGGATGTCCGATTACTTCACGACCCGCGAGCTTGCGGCGCTGCTGCGCGTGAAGGAGCGCAAGGTCTACGATCTGGTTTCAGAAAAGGCGCTGCCGGTGCGGCGCGTGACGGGAAAGCTGCTCTTCCCGAAAAAGGAGATCGAGGCCTGGATCGCCGGCAGCGGCGAGGAGAGCGCGTCGATGGAGCGAGAGTCGGCCGCGGCACATTTCCCGCTCGTCATGGCGGGCGGACACGACCCGCTCCTCGAATGGGCGCTGCGCGAATCGCGGTCGGGCATTGCGGCGCTGCTCGATGGCGCGCTCGATGGTCTTGCCCGGTTGAAGTCGAAAGACTGCGTCGCGGCGGGGTTGCATATTCCCTCAGCGCGCCTCGACGATTGGAACGTCGCAGCCGTGCAGGAGGCGATGGGCCGCGAGCCCGTCGTCCTGTTGGAGTGGGCCAAGCGCAGTCGGGGCCTCATGTATCGCCCCTCCCCCGGCCAGTCGATCACATCGCTCGCGGATATCGGCGATCGTCGCTTCCAGTCGCGCCAGCCGGAGGCCGGCAGCGAGCTGGTGCTCTCGCAACTGCTGGCGAAGGAGAAGATGCGAAAAACCGACCTGAACGCGATCGAGGCGATCGAACGGTCGGAGACCGACCTCGCCATGGCGATCGCCTCTGGCCGCGCCGATGTCGGGCTCGGGATCGAAGCCGCGGCGAATCAGTTCAAGCTCGCTTTTGCGCCGCTGGTGGTCGAGCGTTTCGATATCCTCGTGTGGCGCAAGGCCTATTTCGACCCGCCGTTCCAGAAGCTGATCCGCTTTTGCGCCAGCGACGCCTTCCGCGACCGGGCCGCCGCTCTCGGCGGCTATGATTGCGCAAACCTCGGAACCGTCCACTTCAACGGCCCCTGAGAATCCCTCGAGCGGTCGAGCGATGCGTCGGCCCAATCTTGCCAATTCGGGCCACACGGGGCTTAATCAGGCGGGGGAGCGGGTCCAATGTCCAGTGAATTAACCGTCTTGGTGTGCGGCATCGGCGAAGACGCCTCGGCCGTGGCGCGTGGGCTTTTTGGCGAAGGCTATGCGGTCGCTTTGCACAAATGCGCGAGCCCGCTCACCCTGCGACGCCGCATGAGCTTCGCCGACGCCTGGTACGACGGCTACGCCGTCCTCGACGGCGTCGAAGCCCGGCGCGCCGATGTGGCGTCGGAATTTATGCTCGGACTGCAAAGCCGCGCCTTCATCCCCTTGCTGCGCGGGCAGCTCGCCGATGTGATCGAGCGCTGGCCTTGGCACGTCATCATCGCGGCGCGGGAAGACAAGGAAGATGACGTCGGCTCCTTCCTCAATCTCGCGGAGTTCACGATCGGCCTCGGATCGAGCTTCTCGCCGGGCGTCGATTGCGACGTGGCCATCGCCACCCACGGACCCGACCCAGGCGCGATTCTGCGCGCCGGCGACGGCTGGCCAAAGGAATGGCCGGAAACGCAACATAGCGTCGTCTCGGCTCCCGTCTCGGGGCAGTTTCGCGCCGACATGCCGATCGGCGCGCTGGCGACGCAGGGCGCGCCCATCGGATATATCGGGGAAACGCCGATTCCCGCGCCGCTCGGCGGACGCATCGTCGGCATTGCCCGCAGGGAGCAGGCGGTGGCCGAAGGCGCGCCCATCGCGGAGATCGCGGAGAATGTGACGGCGCGGGTCGCCGGCGTCAGCCGCCGAAGTCAACTCGTTGCGCGCGCCGCTTCCTTCGCGATCGAACTGGAGAATGAGGGAATCAAGCCCTTCTCCTTCGAGGACTGGGGCTAGCGCCACTAGAGCCGCGCATGGACCGCGAGCCTTCAGGCTCGCAATCGTTTGGCGAGCCTGAAGGCTCGCGGTCCACGACGCCTCAGAGAATTTGCATAGAGAATTTCCATGACCCGTCTCAAACCAAAGCGCATCGTCGATCTGTCCAAGGAAATCGTCGATAACCCGAACGACCCCTTCTTCATGCGCGTGAAGATCAAACACCACGGCCATCGCAAGGCGCGTTGGCTGGTGCGGGCGCTCGGGCTTCCCTTCCGGCTTTTCCCCAAGGATTTCGCCGGCTGGGCCGATGACACGATCACGCGCATGGGCGTCCATTCCACGACCCATATCGACGCGCCGTGGCATTACGGCCCGGAGCTTTCCGACGGCCGCCGCCCCGCGACGGTGGATGAAATGCCCTTGGACATGTGCTTCGGCCCCGGCGTCGTCTTCGACATGCGCCACAAGGCCGACGGCGAGGAGATCACTGTCGCCGATATGGAGCAAAACCTGCGCGACAGCGGCGCGGCGCTCGGCGACGGCGTCATCGCCCTGATCCACACTGGCCGCGACCGCCTGCAGGGAACGAAAGACTATTGGAAACGCGGAACCGGCATGAGCGCGCCGGCGACCGAATGGCTGATCGACAAAGGCGTTCTGGTGATGGGCATCGATCAATGGGGCTGGGATCTTCCGTTCCATCATCAAATCCGCGTCTCCAAAGAGAAAAACGACGAGAATCTCTTCTGGCAGGGCCATCTCGTCGGCCGTCGCAAGCCCTATTGGCAGATGGAGCAATTGCGCGGCCTCGACCAATTGCCGAGCCATGGCTTCGACGTGGCGATCTTTCCGCTGCGTTTGAAGGGCGCCTCCGCCGCGCCGGCGCGCGTCGCCGCCTTTCTTTATGAGTGAGGCGTCGACCGAGGATATGATAGACGTGACGTGAAACTTGTCAGCGGGCGCGAGACGGATGACGACAGCCAAAAAGATAGACGCGCTTCTTGCGCTCCGCAGCGAGGGCAAATTTCTCATCGGGCGGGACCGAATCAAGGTGCTCGAGGCCGTTGCGCAGCATGGAAGCATTTCCAAGGCGGCGAAAGCGGCCGGCTTCAGCTACAAAGCGGCGTGGGACGCCGTCGCCGCCATCAACAATCTGCTGCCGAGCCCCGCCTTCGTTACGAAGGCCGGCGGCAAGAGCGGCGGCGGCGCCGAAGTGACGCCCGAGGGCCGCAAGCTGATCGAGACCTTTCACAGGCTCGAGGACAGATTGTCGAGCATCTCCTCGATGATTGCGGAAGTGGGCCTCGACGGGCAGGAGGATTTTCTGCTGTGGGGCGTCGCGGTGCGCATCTCGGCCCGCAATGTTTTCCAGGCGGAGGTCGTCTCGATCAAGAAGTGGCCCGTCGACGTCGAGGTCACTTTGCGAATCTCCGGCGAGCACACCCTCCTCGCCATCATCACCAATGAAGCGACTGAGGAGCTCGATTTGAAACCCGGCCGTAAGGTCGCCGCTCTGGTCAAATCCTCCTTTATCGAATTGAGCGCGCCGCAGGAAACGCCCAAGGAAGCCCGTAACCGCTTTGCCGGCGTGATCACGCGCCGCATCGACGCCGAGCGCAACTGCGAGCTGTTGATCGACATCGGCTCTGGAAAGACGATGACCGCTGTCCTGCCGAGACAGGACGTCGAAGCGATGGGACTCTCGGAAGGGGGCAATGTCGTCGCCCAATTCGCGCCGCAGAATGTAATTCTCGCGGCGGATTGAGAGACCCCCTCCCCAACCCTCCCCCGCCAAAGCCCGTCGAAAGACGGGCGTCTTTCGACGCCCTATGTCGGGAGAGGGGGCAGAGCGTGGCCTTCGTCCAGAACGCGGATCAATCCAGAGCCACATCAGGGACCTGGATTGCTTCGCGTCGCTCTCAATGACCCTGGTTTTGCTCTACGGCTCGCGTCGCGAGCACCTGGAATGATACCGTTTCCGGTTGAATTGCTCGGATTGCGGCTTGTCATTCCCGACGGGCCGAAGGCCCGATCGGGAATCCAGAGCCACAAAAGCGCTGGTTTGGCTCTGGATTCCCGATCGCTCGCTGCGCGAGCGTCGGGAATGACACCGAACCAATCAAGCGGATCTCGTATGACTTGATGGTCGCAAGGGCTGGCTAATTGCCGCCGCCGGCCTGCTGATTTTCGAGTTCGCGAAGGCGCGCCCGAATCGTTCGCCAATTGGGGACAGGGAGCGCCTCTTCTTTGCACTGGCGCGCAATCTCTTGAACGAGCGTGCTGAATCGCGGCCGCTCCGGCTCGGCGACAAAGGCCGCCAACGCCGTTTCTATGATGCGCTCGCGCTTGGGATCGAGCCCCTTTGTGCCCTTCGGGCGCCCCACGGAGCGCGCGGACGACGGAGCGATGGCGCCGCAGGTGCGAAACGACTTCATCATGCGATAGGCCGTCGCGCGGGAGACGCCCAAATCTTTCTTCAGCTCATCGACGATCGTCCGCGTCGGCGCACGATTCACATGGGCCAGAAGGCAGCGCAGCGCGTCTTCCCGCCTGCGCTGCAACGTGAGATTTTGCCTGTCTTCTCTACTATCCATGGCGTCGTCTACATTTTGTTTATTCTTGTGATTTTCTGACATTTCAACGGCGGCCGTGTGCCTGACGGAGCGATTTAGGGCTTTTCCGATATCGGCTCCAGGAGTGGCAACCGGAAGCCAGGCCATCATTTCTCTCATAAATACAAAGCTAAGGGAATGTTTGATTTTCCGCCCCTGACGGGCCGCGCGCCAGAACCGGGGGGCCAGCGTCTCACCCGCGCCCCCTGCAACAACGGGAACGGATGTCGAATATTCAAGGGGTTCTTGCCAAAAATAGAAATGTTCAAAAGTTGAACCGACGATTTTTGTGCAGTGAGACAATTTTATACATGCTCTGCTTCAAAGTGTCGCACGCCGGACTCATCCACAGGCGCGATTTTTACATTCAGTGGACTCTCGCTGAAATGCCGGACCTTTTACCGCCATTGCGTCGCACAAACAAAAATGTCCCGACTCGATTTCTCGAGCCGGGACAAAATCGCTGGGAGAAAGGGTTGGTTTGCGCGCTCAGAGATTGAGCATGCGGTTCACCGTCGGGATGAAGACGGCGAACAGGAAGATGATGAATCCGATCCAGAACGCGACCCAGCCGAGTTCATTGGCGGAGTGAAATGTTTTCATTGCTTGGCGCCTCCCTAGTTTCTAAGGCCGTTGTTCAGCCAAGCGCACATAATCGTCGGACGAAGCTTCAAATCAACAGACTTTGGTGCGGCAGAAAGTCGCGATTCACAAGTATCATCATAATATACATCAGTCTCATATTTAAATGCACACGCAAGAATCTCAGTTTAAAATACATGTATTTGATACAATTCAATGCAATGCGCTCAATTGACGCAGTTTTGGCATCAACTGGGCAATTGACGTTGCTCATCCTGTCCATGATAGCTTTCGACCCTGTCAGGAATGCTTTCTCCATAGCCTAAAGTGCTTAGAAAGCATTGAAAGTCTGCCTGATAGACATGAAAGGACACGCAACTTCGCGGGAATCTTTCGCCCAAAAACGGCGCGAAAGCTTCGCGTGGGTGCGCGAACCCAGTTCAAACTGAAAACTGGAGGAGAGGAATGTCACTAACAGAAAAAGCAGGGGTAGCGGCCAAGGCGCAGACGGACTCGATCGTGAATTACCGTCCGGCCTATCTCGCCATGGCGGCGCTGGGCACCTTTTACGTCGGCATCCGAATCTATGAGCAGTATTTCGGCTGGAAAGCCGGCCTCGATTCTTTCGCGCCGGAGTTTCAGACCTACTGGCTCAACATCATGTGGACCGAGCTGCCGCTCGAGTTCATCGCCTTCTGTGCGGTCGGCGGCTATCTTTGGAAGACCCGCGACCGCAACATCAACGCTGTCGCGCCGCGCGAAGAAATGCGTCGCCTCATCACGCTGATCGGCTGGCTGCTCGTCTACGCCTTCACGGTTTACTGGGGCGCGAGCTACTTCACCGAGCAGGACGGCACCTGGCATCAGACCGTCATTCGCGACACGGACTTCACGCCGTCTCACATCCTGGAGTTCTACCTCAGCTACCCGATCTACATCATCGCGGGCTGGGGCGCCTTCATGTATGGCCGCACGCGCATTCCGCAGTTCGCGAACCGCATCTCGCTGGCCTTCCTGCTGTTCTTCGCCGGTCCGTTCATGATCTTCCCGAACGTCGGCCTGAATGAATGGGGCCACACCTTCTGGTTCATGGAAGAACTGTTCACGGCGCCGCTGCATTGGGGCTTCGTGTTCTTCGGCTGGTTCGGCCTCGCCATGTTCGGCACCGTGCTGCAGATCCTCGGCCGCGTGATCGAGCTCAGCAAGGAGTACGAAAAGGACGTGCTCGCGATCTGATCGCGAGTGTCGCTCTCGGTGGCGCGCGCATCGCTCCCAGGGCGCGCGCGAGACCGAAGAAGAAGCGGCCGCTTTCGACAATTTCTCCCTCTGATGTCGCGAGCGGCCGCTTCCGGCCGACGCCAAGAGCGCTGCGGCCCGATCGCAGAAAAGCGCTCGGCAAAAACAAAACCCGGCGGCATCGCCGGGAGGAACAATCAAGGAGAGACAAGATATGTCTATTTCGAATGAAACGGCTCCGGCGGCAGGCCGGGCCTGGGCGTCGAAGGAGGAATTCCTCGGCTGCGTCAAGCTGACCGACTGGATCCTGCTTCTCGTCCTTTTCCTGGTGCTGCTCGGCTCGTTCCACATCCACTACATGCTGCTCGCCGGCGACTGGGATTTCTGGATCGACTTCAAGGATCGCCGTATGTGGCCGACCGTGGCGCCGATCGTCGCCATGTGCTTCGCCGCCGCCGCGCAGTCCTTCTTCTGGCAGAAGTTCCGCCTGCCCTTCGGCGCGACGGTCGCCTGCTTTGCGCTGCTCGTCGGCGAATGGATCAACCGCTACGACAACTTCTGGGGTTGGACCTTCTTCCCGATCAATCTCGTCTTCCCGTCCGCGCTGATCCCGATGGGCTTCTGGCTCGATGTGATCCTGCTGCTCTCGGGGAGCTGGATCGTCACGGCGGTGCTCGGCGCGATGGGCTGGGGTCTGCTGTTCTATCCGAGCAACTGGCCGGTTCTGGCGCAGTTCCACCAGGCCACCGAGGTCGACGGCGTTCTGCTGACGCTCGCGGATCTCATCGGCTTCAACTACGTCCGCACGGGCACGCCGGAATACATCCGCATGATCGAGCGCGGCACGCTGCGCACCTTCGGTAAGGACGTCGTGCCGGTCGCGGCCTTCTTCTCCGGCTTCGTCTCCATGCTCGTCTACTTCCTCTGGTGGAAGGTCGGCGGCTGGTTCTCCACGACGAAGTATCTCGAGAACGACGACATCTAATCGAAACACCGAACAACGGCCGGGGCGCAGAGCCCCGGCGCAGAAGACGACAAAGGGAGTCGAATACAGATGAAACAATCTTTCTTCCAGAAACTGGCAAGAACGGCGTCGGGCCGCGCAGGCCGTCTGCTCGCCGTCGGCGCGGCTGCGATCGTCGCCGCCACGACCTTCGCCGCGACGCCGGCCGCGGCGCATGGCGAACGCTCGCAGCAGGCCTTCCTGCGCATGCGCACGCTCAACTGGTATGACGTGAAGTGGTCGAAGACGACGCTGAACGTCAATGAAGAGATGGAGCTCACCGGCAAGGTCCACGTCTTCTCCGGCTGGCCGCAGGCCGTCGCGAAGCCGCAGGAAGCCTTCCTCAACGTCGGCGAACCCGGCCCGGTGTTGATCCGCAAGAGCGCCTTCGTCGGCGAAGTGCCGGTGCCGCGCACCTTCTCGCTGGATGTCGGTCAGGACTATGACTACAAAATCGTCCTGAAGGCGCGCCGTCCCGGCCGCTTCCACGTCCACGTCCAGGTCAATGTGAAGGACGGCGGTCCGATCGTCGGCCCCGGCCAGTGGATCGAGATCAAGGGCGACATGAAGGACTTCACCAATCCGGTGACGCTCCTCGACGGCTCGACGATCGACCTCGAATCCTACGGCATCAACTGGACGTACGCATACCACTTCCTGTGGATGGGCGCTGCGGCTGTGTGGATCCTCTACTGGTTCATGCAGAAGGGCATCATCGTCCGCGGTTGGCAGGTTGCGGCCGGTAAGAAGAACGAGATCATCACGACGGCGGACAAGCGCTTCGGCGGTCTGTGGCTCGCCGGCTCGATGCTCGCGCTGCTCTTCTTCTATGCGCAAGCCAACAGCCAGTTCCCGCGCACGCTGCCGATGCAGGCCGGTCTGCTCACGGGCATCTCGCCGCTCTACCTCGGACAGGACACCGTTACGGCGCATTATTCGGGCGGCTCCTACAAGGTGCCGGGCCGCGAGCTGACCGTGAATCTCCGCATCACCAACAATGGCAAGGAGCCGCTGCGGATCGGTGAGTTCACCACGGCGGGTCTGCGCTTCCTCAACCCCGACGTGTTCACCAGCCGTCCCGACTTCCCCGACTATCTGTTGGCGGATCGCGGCCTGTCGCTCGACGACTCGACGCCGATCCAGCCCGGCGAGACCAAGAATGTGGTCGTCACCGTGCAGGACGCCCGCTTCGACGTCGAGCGTCTGTCGGATCTGGCCTACGACACGGACAGCCAGTTCGGCGGCCTCCTCTTCCTCTTCAGCCCGTCGGGCGAGCGTAAGCAGGTGGAGATCGGCGGTCCGGTGATCCCGAAATTCCAGCTTGGCGCTGCGCTCTAAGCTGAACAGCTCTTCACGCGGCTACTCTTCCTCTTCTCCGCGTGTTGGTGCGACTTGCCCGCCGGGTCTTCCTGGCGGGCATTTTTATTTTCACGGCCTACGGCGGCGCGTCGAACGTCGTCCGCGGCAAGGGTCTCGCCCGAGAGACGCATTTCTGTTAAGCTTCTGTTGGTTTCCGACTGCCGTATCTGTTCAGAGTCCGACTTCTTTGATTCAGCAATCGCGAGAAAGGACTTTTGCCATGCGCGAAAATGGTCCTGCCGCCTTTTTCAGGGCGGCCTCTCGACGCTTCCGCGATGCGATCGAAGCCCGTCGCGGCCAGGCGGGCCTCATCGGCGTCCTCTGCGCGCAGGCTTTCGAGAGTTTCGACAAGACGGTCCCGGCGCTGCCGCACGCTGCGGGGCTTGCCTGTGAAAGGGAGTGTTCAGGCTGCAGCCGGCTGCGCGCCGTCGCCACGGGCCCGGAGATATTTCTGTTGGCGCATTTCCTTTACGGCGTGGAGCGTGGCGGCGCGGCCAAGAGCGATGACGAGGCGCAACGCCCAGACCATCCCTCGCATTGCCCCCTCGTCGAAAACCGCCTCTGCCGCGCCCATAAGCTGCGCCCGCTCGCCTGTCGCGGCCTCGCCTGTCTCGGCGCGCGCGACTGCGACAAGCTCGCCTGCGCCGCCGACAACGGCGAAGACAATGAAGCGTCGCTCTCGAAGCCCCATCTCGTCGTGCGTAGCCTGGTGCAGAACGCGATGATGAATGCGCTTCGTTACGAAGGGATGTCCTGGGGTCTGTACGAGATCGCCGCAGGCTTGCGAATCGTTCGCGACGCCCCGATGGCCGCGCGCGAATGGCTGGCCGGGGGCGATCCGCTCGCGCCAGCCTCGGCGCCGGAGTTCGACCGACAGCGCGCCGCCGCAATTTTCGACACGATCGACCGCCTCTAGCGCCCCTCCCCCGCTGCGAACGGCGGCGGGATGTGATGGCTTGCGAGAGACACGCGCGCGCGTCGTCCGATATGCGCCGCTCGAATAGACAAGTTCGCTGGACCACGCGACAAGCTGTTGACAGCGCGCGCCGCTCTCTCTAGATCACGTCCGGTCACGGCGACACGCCGACCGTTGGGGGATAGTTCAACGGTAGAACAGCGGACTCTGACTCCGTTAATCTTGGTTCGAATCCAGGTCCCCCAGCCACTGATTTCCTTGCGCTTTCTTCCTTGCCAATAAGACCGTCGGGAATTCTTATTCTCTGTTCGAACTTTCGAATGGCGCCCTCGCCAAGCTCCGGGCCGCAGCGCTGGTGATGGGCGTCAAGGATCGTGGTCGGCCAGTTTCAGAAGGCGTTCGACGCCGACGGGTTCTTCCTCGAGCAGCGGCACGGCGGCGTAGCGGCGGGCATGGACCGTCGCCACCTTCTCCACTTCGGCCAGCTCATTTTGAGCGCGCTTGCGTAAGAGGGGCGCGCGCGGGCGCGCCGCCGCCACGCTGTTATTGATGACCCATGCCCATGGCTCGATCCCGGCGCGCCGCAGATCAGCTTGCAGGTTAGCGGCTTCGAGGAC contains:
- the amoB gene encoding bacterial ammonia monooxygenase, subunit AmoB, coding for MKQSFFQKLARTASGRAGRLLAVGAAAIVAATTFAATPAAAHGERSQQAFLRMRTLNWYDVKWSKTTLNVNEEMELTGKVHVFSGWPQAVAKPQEAFLNVGEPGPVLIRKSAFVGEVPVPRTFSLDVGQDYDYKIVLKARRPGRFHVHVQVNVKDGGPIVGPGQWIEIKGDMKDFTNPVTLLDGSTIDLESYGINWTYAYHFLWMGAAAVWILYWFMQKGIIVRGWQVAAGKKNEIITTADKRFGGLWLAGSMLALLFFYAQANSQFPRTLPMQAGLLTGISPLYLGQDTVTAHYSGGSYKVPGRELTVNLRITNNGKEPLRIGEFTTAGLRFLNPDVFTSRPDFPDYLLADRGLSLDDSTPIQPGETKNVVVTVQDARFDVERLSDLAYDTDSQFGGLLFLFSPSGERKQVEIGGPVIPKFQLGAAL